The following is a genomic window from Funiculus sociatus GB2-C1.
TCCAGAAAGAATAACTACTGTGTCCCGTATAAGCGATCGCCTGCATCCCCCAGACCCGGTATAATATAGCCGTGTTCGTCTAACTTTTCGTCAATAGCAGCCGTGTAAATGGGAACATCTGGATGTTCAAGTTGGAAGTGTGAAATTCCTTCTGGTGCTGCTAATAAACACAAAAACTTGATTGACATCGGGCTTACTTCCTTAATTCGATCAATAGCGGCGACGGCTGAGTTTCCCGTTGCCAACATCGGATCAACAACCAAAACATCCCGCTGTTCAATATCACTAGGAACCTTGAAATAATATTCAACAGCAACATGAGTAAGTGGATCGCGGTATAAACCAATATGTCCCACTCTAGCGGAAGGAATTAGTTCTAAAATACCATCCAAAATTCCCTGTCCTGCCCGCATAATTGAGACAATTACCATCTTTTTATCAGCAGCCAGCATCGGTGCCAACATTGGCGCAACTGGGGTTTTAATTTCTTCATATTTCAGTGGCAAATCTCGCGTCACCT
Proteins encoded in this region:
- the upp gene encoding uracil phosphoribosyltransferase is translated as MNAKVTVIDHPLIQHKLTLMRQTETSTAKFRNLLKEIGMLLAYEVTRDLPLKYEEIKTPVAPMLAPMLAADKKMVIVSIMRAGQGILDGILELIPSARVGHIGLYRDPLTHVAVEYYFKVPSDIEQRDVLVVDPMLATGNSAVAAIDRIKEVSPMSIKFLCLLAAPEGISHFQLEHPDVPIYTAAIDEKLDEHGYIIPGLGDAGDRLYGTQ